The proteins below come from a single Afipia sp. P52-10 genomic window:
- a CDS encoding tripartite tricarboxylate transporter substrate binding protein, translating into MPSFLKRMRGAGCVMAAAGAVLVSALPAVAQSWPQRPVTLIVPFPAGGGTDAFARPLSAQLEKQLNQRFLIDNRGGAGGTLGASAAAKAEPNGYTFFVGAAHHAIAPSLYPKLDYDIEKDFIPIGLIATPPQVVVVNPSKVEAKTLAEFIAYAKANPSKIDYASAGLGTTHQLAGELFNILAQTKMNHVPYRGAGPAMQDLVAGHVHAMFDGLGSSAAQIQGGQLRALAVAAPQRSPAIPDVPTAAEAGLSGYEVSTWYALWAPKGTPAEAVERMSSELRKALASDIVREAWQKNGSPIPTLMGADFGKFVTAEVARWGKVVKDAGIKVEIQ; encoded by the coding sequence ATGCCTAGCTTTCTGAAGCGAATGCGTGGGGCCGGCTGCGTGATGGCGGCAGCCGGGGCCGTCCTGGTGTCGGCGTTGCCGGCGGTGGCCCAGAGCTGGCCGCAGCGGCCGGTCACGCTGATCGTTCCGTTTCCAGCCGGCGGCGGAACGGATGCGTTCGCACGGCCGCTCTCGGCGCAACTGGAGAAGCAGCTCAACCAGCGCTTTTTGATCGACAATCGGGGCGGCGCGGGTGGCACGTTGGGCGCGAGCGCCGCGGCGAAGGCGGAGCCGAATGGCTACACGTTCTTTGTCGGTGCGGCGCACCACGCCATTGCGCCCTCGCTTTATCCGAAGCTGGACTATGACATTGAGAAGGATTTCATCCCGATTGGCCTGATCGCCACGCCGCCGCAGGTGGTGGTGGTCAATCCGAGCAAGGTCGAGGCCAAGACTTTGGCCGAGTTCATCGCCTATGCGAAGGCTAATCCGAGCAAGATCGACTACGCTTCGGCGGGCCTCGGGACCACGCATCAGCTTGCGGGCGAGCTGTTCAACATTCTTGCCCAAACCAAGATGAATCATGTGCCTTATCGCGGGGCCGGGCCTGCGATGCAGGACCTCGTCGCGGGCCATGTGCATGCGATGTTCGACGGGCTCGGCTCGTCGGCGGCGCAGATCCAGGGCGGGCAGCTTCGGGCGCTTGCGGTCGCGGCGCCGCAGCGTTCGCCGGCGATCCCCGATGTGCCGACGGCGGCGGAAGCCGGCCTGAGTGGATATGAGGTGTCCACATGGTACGCGCTGTGGGCGCCGAAGGGGACGCCGGCCGAAGCGGTCGAGCGGATGTCGTCCGAACTGCGCAAGGCGTTGGCATCGGATATCGTTCGAGAAGCTTGGCAGAAGAACGGCTCACCGATTCCGACCTTGATGGGGGCCGATTTCGGTAAGTTCGTCACGGCAGAGGTGGCCCGCTGGGGCAAGGTGGTCAAAGACGCGGGCATCAAGGTTGAGATCCAATAA
- a CDS encoding glycerophosphodiester phosphodiesterase family protein, with protein MIRSISTTALALALACLLSALHTAIAQDAMAPQLGPRPFYLVDTMKDGPLKTALKQCTGPFRKTDFSIAHRGAPLQFPEHTRESYEAAARMGAGVIECDVTFTKDRQLVCRHAQCDLHTTTNILAKPELAAKCSEPFTPANGATGRKASAKCCTSDITLAEFRTLRGKMDAANVNAITVADYMKATPSWRTDLYAANGTLMTHKESIALIKSLGAKFTPELKAPEVPMPFGGDYTQEQYAQQMIDDYKQAGIDPNQVFAQSFNYADILYWLKAEPAFGAQAVFLDGRYEQPGFDHTRPEALKPSMKEIAGDGIKILAPPIFMLLALNERNEIVPSSYAKAAKDAGLDLIAWSLERDGPLDKGGGFYHRSIKAAIDRDGDTLTVLDVLAKQVGIRGMFSDWPATTTFYASCMGMK; from the coding sequence ATGATCCGATCCATATCCACGACCGCTCTGGCCCTGGCATTGGCCTGCCTTCTATCTGCGCTCCATACGGCGATTGCCCAGGATGCGATGGCGCCGCAGCTCGGTCCCCGCCCCTTCTATCTGGTCGACACCATGAAGGACGGTCCCTTGAAGACGGCGCTGAAGCAGTGCACCGGCCCATTCCGCAAGACCGACTTTTCGATCGCCCATCGCGGCGCGCCGCTGCAGTTCCCCGAACACACCAGGGAATCCTACGAGGCTGCCGCGCGCATGGGCGCAGGTGTGATCGAATGCGATGTCACCTTCACCAAGGACCGCCAGCTCGTCTGCCGGCATGCGCAATGCGACCTGCACACCACCACCAACATTCTGGCGAAGCCCGAGCTTGCGGCGAAGTGCAGTGAGCCTTTCACCCCGGCCAACGGCGCGACCGGCAGGAAGGCCTCCGCCAAGTGCTGTACCAGTGACATCACCCTGGCGGAATTCCGCACCCTGCGCGGCAAAATGGACGCGGCGAACGTGAATGCAATCACTGTTGCCGACTACATGAAAGCCACGCCGTCGTGGCGGACTGATCTGTACGCCGCCAATGGCACGCTAATGACCCACAAGGAGAGCATCGCACTGATCAAGAGCCTCGGCGCCAAGTTTACGCCGGAATTGAAAGCGCCGGAGGTGCCGATGCCGTTCGGCGGCGACTACACCCAGGAGCAATATGCTCAGCAGATGATCGACGATTACAAGCAAGCGGGCATCGATCCGAACCAGGTGTTCGCCCAGAGCTTCAACTATGCCGACATCCTGTACTGGCTCAAGGCCGAGCCTGCCTTCGGCGCGCAGGCCGTATTCCTCGACGGCCGCTACGAGCAGCCGGGTTTCGATCACACCAGGCCGGAGGCGCTGAAACCCAGCATGAAGGAGATCGCTGGCGATGGCATCAAGATTCTCGCCCCGCCGATCTTCATGCTGCTGGCGCTGAATGAGCGGAACGAGATCGTTCCCTCGTCCTACGCCAAAGCCGCCAAGGATGCTGGGCTTGACTTGATCGCGTGGTCGCTCGAGCGCGACGGTCCGCTGGACAAGGGCGGCGGCTTCTATCATCGCTCGATCAAGGCTGCGATTGACCGCGACGGCGACACGCTGACCGTGCTCGACGTGCTGGCGAAGCAGGTCGGCATCCGCGGCATGTTCTCGGACTGGCCCGCGACGACGACGTTCTACGCAAGCTGCATGGGCATGAAATAG
- a CDS encoding lysozyme inhibitor LprI family protein encodes MRRANKLATVIPLLFTIAAPAFAEQIPALCGQESNQAAMTQCASEALKKADAEMEKALQGLLEATDANSRAFVTEAQAAWSLYRDKECTARIGGSPNRGGTIWPMLNLECRAGLATLRTKDLKEQAACPGGRLDC; translated from the coding sequence ATGCGCAGAGCCAACAAGTTAGCCACCGTAATCCCCCTCCTGTTCACCATCGCCGCCCCCGCCTTCGCAGAGCAAATTCCAGCGCTTTGCGGTCAGGAGTCTAACCAGGCTGCCATGACGCAATGCGCAAGCGAAGCTCTCAAGAAGGCTGACGCTGAGATGGAAAAGGCCCTACAGGGCCTGCTTGAAGCGACCGACGCGAACAGCCGCGCCTTCGTCACTGAGGCACAGGCAGCGTGGTCTCTCTATCGCGACAAGGAGTGCACCGCCCGCATTGGTGGTAGCCCGAACCGCGGCGGAACCATCTGGCCGATGCTGAATCTCGAATGCCGCGCGGGCCTTGCCACGCTCCGCACCAAAGACCTGAAGGAACAAGCCGCCTGTCCCGGTGGACGGCTGGATTGCTAA
- a CDS encoding acyl-CoA carboxylase subunit beta, whose protein sequence is MKHILEALDERRANAKLGGGEKRIATQHERGKLTARERIELLLDRGSFEEFDMFVEHRSSEFGMEKTKIPGDGVITGWGTVNGRKIFVFAKDFTVFGGSLSETHAQKITKLQDMALKARAPIIGLYDAGGARIQEGVAALAGYSHVFRRNVIASGVIPQISVIMGPCAGGDVYSPAMTDFIFMVKNTSYMFVTGPDVVKTVTNEVVTAEELGGASVHATKSSIADGAYDNDVETLLQMRRLIDFLPSNNTDGVPEWPSFDDIERVEMSLDTLVPDNPNKPYDIKELILKVVDEGDFFELAESFAKNIVTGFGRVAGRTVGFVANQPMVLAGVLDSDASRKAARFVRFCDAFNIPIVTFVDVPGFLPGTAQEYGGLIKHGAKLLFAYSQCSVPLVTIITRKAYGGAFDVMAAKEIGADINYAWPTAQIAVMGAKGAVEIIFRQDMNDPDKIAARTKEYEDRFLSPFIAAERGYVDDVIMPHSTRKRIARALAMLREKKVEWPARKHDNLPL, encoded by the coding sequence ATGAAGCATATTCTCGAAGCGCTCGACGAACGCCGTGCCAATGCCAAGCTCGGCGGCGGCGAGAAGCGGATCGCCACCCAGCATGAACGCGGTAAGCTGACGGCCCGAGAGCGCATCGAGCTTTTGCTCGACCGGGGCTCGTTCGAGGAGTTCGACATGTTCGTCGAGCATCGTTCGAGCGAGTTCGGCATGGAGAAGACCAAGATCCCGGGTGACGGCGTCATCACCGGCTGGGGCACGGTGAATGGCCGCAAGATCTTTGTCTTCGCCAAGGACTTCACCGTGTTCGGCGGCTCGCTGTCGGAAACGCACGCGCAGAAGATCACCAAGCTGCAGGACATGGCGCTGAAGGCGCGGGCGCCGATCATCGGTTTGTACGATGCAGGCGGCGCGCGCATTCAGGAGGGCGTAGCGGCGCTGGCCGGTTACAGCCACGTCTTCCGCCGCAACGTTATCGCCTCCGGGGTGATCCCGCAGATCAGCGTCATCATGGGGCCGTGCGCGGGCGGCGACGTGTACTCGCCGGCGATGACCGACTTCATCTTCATGGTGAAGAACACGAGCTACATGTTCGTCACTGGGCCGGACGTGGTGAAGACGGTCACCAACGAGGTGGTGACGGCGGAGGAGCTTGGCGGTGCATCGGTCCATGCCACCAAGTCCTCGATCGCGGACGGGGCTTACGACAACGACGTCGAGACGCTGCTGCAGATGCGCCGGCTGATCGATTTCCTGCCGTCCAACAACACCGATGGCGTGCCGGAATGGCCGAGCTTCGACGACATCGAGCGGGTCGAGATGTCGCTCGATACGCTCGTTCCGGACAATCCGAACAAGCCCTACGACATCAAGGAACTGATCCTGAAGGTGGTGGACGAGGGAGATTTCTTCGAGCTTGCCGAAAGCTTTGCGAAGAACATCGTCACCGGCTTCGGCCGCGTGGCCGGCCGCACGGTCGGTTTCGTCGCCAATCAGCCGATGGTGCTTGCGGGCGTGCTCGATAGCGATGCCTCGCGCAAGGCCGCACGCTTCGTGCGCTTCTGCGACGCCTTCAACATTCCGATCGTCACCTTCGTCGATGTGCCGGGCTTCCTTCCCGGCACCGCGCAGGAGTATGGCGGATTGATCAAGCACGGTGCGAAGCTCTTGTTTGCTTATTCGCAGTGCTCGGTGCCACTGGTCACCATCATCACGCGCAAGGCCTATGGTGGCGCGTTCGACGTCATGGCAGCCAAGGAAATCGGCGCCGACATCAACTACGCCTGGCCGACGGCGCAGATCGCGGTGATGGGCGCCAAAGGCGCCGTGGAGATCATCTTCCGGCAGGATATGAACGATCCCGACAAGATCGCCGCGCGCACGAAGGAATACGAGGACCGCTTCCTGTCGCCATTCATCGCCGCCGAGCGCGGCTACGTCGATGACGTGATCATGCCACACTCGACCCGCAAGCGCATCGCCAGGGCGCTGGCGATGCTGCGCGAAAAGAAGGTCGAATGGCCCGCGCGCAAGCACGACAATCTGCCGCTGTAA
- a CDS encoding dienelactone hydrolase family protein, with protein sequence MGETLTAAFKDIAQRIELHSIPSLTLTDQQFLTGSGDGKPATVCGEFRIAQGAGRLPVIVLMHGSGGMGPGLQTWISHFNGLGISTFAIDGFTGRGLTSVGNDQALLGRLNLIVDIFRSLEILEKHPAVDTSRIILMGFSRGGQAAVYAAVERFRTMWKKATADFAAYIPVYPDCGTTYLDDTKVTAQPIRIHHGAADDYNSLANAKRYAERLRKAGADVELFEYADAHHGYDNPLNFGKVIEATGSQAVCGCDIREVEGGTLINAATGKPFNYTDPCVNLKPHVGGHEQATIATRTAVTAFVKTTFGLA encoded by the coding sequence ATGGGGGAAACATTGACGGCCGCGTTCAAGGACATCGCCCAGCGCATCGAACTGCATAGCATCCCTTCGCTGACCCTCACCGACCAACAGTTCCTGACCGGATCCGGCGATGGCAAGCCGGCGACCGTTTGCGGGGAATTCCGCATCGCCCAGGGGGCCGGCCGGTTGCCCGTCATCGTGCTGATGCACGGCTCCGGCGGCATGGGACCGGGGCTTCAGACCTGGATCTCACATTTCAATGGGCTCGGCATCTCCACCTTCGCCATCGACGGTTTCACGGGCCGGGGCCTCACCAGCGTCGGCAACGATCAGGCCCTGCTCGGCCGGTTGAACCTGATCGTCGACATTTTCCGCAGTCTCGAAATCCTGGAGAAGCATCCGGCAGTCGATACGAGCCGCATCATCCTGATGGGGTTCTCGCGCGGCGGACAGGCGGCGGTCTATGCCGCCGTCGAGCGCTTCCGGACGATGTGGAAGAAGGCCACCGCCGACTTCGCCGCCTACATTCCGGTCTATCCCGACTGCGGCACCACCTATCTCGACGATACAAAGGTGACCGCACAGCCGATTCGTATCCACCACGGCGCTGCGGACGACTACAACTCGCTCGCCAACGCCAAGCGTTATGCGGAGCGCCTGCGGAAAGCCGGCGCCGACGTTGAGCTGTTCGAATACGCCGACGCGCATCATGGCTACGATAACCCGCTGAATTTCGGCAAGGTCATCGAGGCGACAGGCTCGCAGGCGGTCTGCGGCTGCGACATCCGCGAGGTCGAAGGCGGGACGCTGATCAACGCCGCCACCGGCAAGCCGTTCAACTACACCGACCCTTGCGTCAACCTGAAGCCGCATGTCGGTGGCCACGAGCAAGCCACCATCGCCACGCGCACAGCGGTCACGGCATTTGTGAAAACGACATTCGGGCTGGCGTGA
- the blaOXA gene encoding class D beta-lactamase — protein sequence MLHVSKHFPALLTAAACALSAPQAHAASPPPVLACTVILDAASGKTLLRKGTCDQGVSPASTFKVPLAVMGYDAGVLKDEHSPVWDYKAEFNALKKDQKSVDPTIWEKDSIVWFSRQITRQLGADAFASYVTKFGYGNKDVTGDAGKNNGLTNAWLASSLKISPDEQVQFVRRLLAGTLPASEKAHAMTRAILPVFKSGDSWTVHGKTGSIWLRDKSGAFDKNRPIGWFVGWAESGDRRIVFARLEIGSEETNVPKSFQVRDSLLKDLPELMKQAQQ from the coding sequence ATGCTTCACGTATCAAAGCACTTTCCCGCGCTCCTCACCGCCGCCGCCTGCGCGTTGTCCGCGCCGCAGGCCCATGCCGCATCACCGCCCCCCGTCCTTGCCTGTACCGTCATCCTTGACGCGGCGTCCGGCAAGACGCTGTTGCGCAAGGGCACCTGCGACCAAGGCGTGAGCCCCGCGTCGACCTTCAAGGTACCGCTGGCGGTGATGGGTTACGACGCAGGCGTTCTGAAGGACGAGCACTCGCCGGTCTGGGACTACAAGGCGGAGTTCAACGCGCTGAAGAAGGATCAGAAAAGCGTCGATCCCACCATCTGGGAGAAGGATTCAATCGTATGGTTCTCGCGGCAGATCACACGCCAGCTCGGAGCGGACGCATTCGCCAGCTACGTGACGAAGTTCGGTTACGGCAACAAGGACGTGACCGGCGATGCAGGCAAGAACAATGGTCTGACGAATGCATGGCTCGCCTCATCGCTGAAGATCTCGCCGGACGAACAGGTCCAGTTCGTCCGCCGTCTCCTCGCCGGCACCTTGCCGGCCTCCGAGAAGGCACACGCGATGACAAGGGCCATCCTTCCCGTGTTCAAATCAGGCGACAGCTGGACAGTCCACGGCAAGACCGGAAGCATCTGGCTGCGCGACAAGTCCGGTGCGTTCGACAAGAACCGTCCGATCGGCTGGTTCGTCGGCTGGGCCGAGAGTGGCGACCGCCGGATCGTCTTTGCACGCCTGGAAATCGGCAGCGAGGAAACCAACGTTCCGAAGAGCTTCCAGGTGCGCGATAGTCTCCTGAAGGACCTGCCGGAGCTGATGAAGCAGGCCCAACAATAG
- a CDS encoding OsmC family protein, with protein MAGKQHHYHPTVVWTGNTGSGTTGYKAYERAHVISAPGKADIAGSSDPSFRGDPARWNPEDMLVASASACHMLWYLHLCAVNRVIVLDYRDEPEGIMVEQANGSGAFTQIVLRPRVTLDAASDEQKARALHAEAHKMCFIANSLTCEMMIEPSFVR; from the coding sequence ATGGCAGGCAAGCAGCATCATTATCATCCGACGGTGGTGTGGACTGGCAACACTGGCAGCGGGACGACAGGCTACAAGGCCTATGAGCGGGCGCATGTCATCAGCGCGCCGGGCAAGGCCGACATTGCAGGTTCGTCCGATCCGAGCTTTCGTGGCGACCCGGCGCGCTGGAATCCGGAAGACATGCTGGTCGCCTCCGCGTCCGCCTGTCACATGCTCTGGTATCTGCACCTCTGCGCAGTGAACCGCGTGATCGTGCTCGACTACCGGGACGAGCCCGAGGGGATCATGGTTGAACAGGCGAACGGCAGTGGTGCGTTCACGCAGATCGTGCTGCGGCCGCGTGTGACGCTCGATGCTGCGTCAGACGAGCAGAAGGCAAGGGCACTACATGCCGAAGCGCATAAGATGTGCTTCATCGCCAACTCGCTGACATGCGAGATGATGATCGAGCCGTCGTTCGTGCGCTAA
- a CDS encoding EscU/YscU/HrcU family type III secretion system export apparatus switch protein, with the protein MSIAADPQLAIALEYDKKGAPRVVAKGRGTIGEKIIEIAKANDVPIEENEVLAGALSNVDLGDEIPQELYKAVAEVLVFVLRLSGSARS; encoded by the coding sequence ATGAGCATCGCGGCCGATCCGCAGCTTGCTATCGCGCTCGAATACGACAAGAAGGGAGCGCCCCGCGTCGTCGCCAAGGGCAGGGGGACGATCGGCGAGAAGATCATCGAGATCGCGAAGGCGAACGACGTTCCGATCGAGGAGAACGAGGTGCTGGCCGGGGCGCTCTCGAATGTCGACCTCGGTGACGAAATCCCGCAAGAGCTCTACAAGGCGGTCGCCGAAGTTCTGGTTTTCGTGCTGCGTCTCTCGGGCAGTGCGCGCTCATGA